Proteins encoded within one genomic window of Festucalex cinctus isolate MCC-2025b chromosome 18, RoL_Fcin_1.0, whole genome shotgun sequence:
- the rnft1 gene encoding E3 ubiquitin-protein ligase RNFT1 isoform X1: MKLRLQNDSRAVKVSEPPTVMQPDSSQGGTHARNGISPLQAEHPTRTALPAATGAAHPDNIDVRVPVSGGAAGDSGGAASARRSRVNPHAHSHSHGHARGQRPSASDADSTDAADLDSGEPSTSLSELRCLFRWLQKSLPFLIILSAKLVIQHALGLAVGVGLFTTFLYVNKSIQTQVFLQVRHAKLHCAWLLLLLVSSTLLLYYTFLPQTLYNCLVFLSPTIEPLEFWEVLWAVGVTNFVIKFLFMGIKCLLLLLPASVLNYRAQGRWLLLSEELAQVYQAVAPVPLWFRYLVTYQEADGAPALTLGIFLALLYLILKLLGLYGQGTSLLKTVRVLLKSEHTGTAATRSQCMEAGDVCPICQGEYREPQALICQHIFCDDCIALWFNREKSCPLCRTVITEKVYKWRDGATSPHLQIY; encoded by the exons ATGAAACTCCGCTTGCAGAATGACAG TAGAGCTGTGAAAGTGAGTGAGCCTCCTACTGTCATGCAGCCTGATTCCAGCCAGGGGGGCACTCATGCAAGAAATGGTATTTCCCCTCTGCAAGCAGAACATCCCACCAGGACGGCGCTCCCTGCTGCCACGGGCGCCGCCCACCCCGACAACATTGACGTCCGCGTACCCGTGAGTGGCGGCGCGGCGGGCGACTCCGGCGGAGCCGCCTCTGCCAGGAGATCCAGAGTCAACCCTCACGCTCACTCCCATTCCCACGGGCACGCTCGCGGGCAGCGACCCTCCGCTTCCGACGCCGACTCGACGGACGCCGCGGACCTGGACTCCGGAGAGCCCAGTACCTCGCTTTCGGAGCTACGCTGCCTGTTTCGCTGGCTCCAAAAGAGTCTTCCTTTTCTCATCATATTGAGCGCTAAACTGGTCATCCAGCATGCGCTAG GACTCGCAGTTGGCGTTGGCCTCTTCACGACTTTTCTCTATGTGAATAAAAGTATCCAAACGCAAGTGTTTCTTCAG GTTCGCCATGCCAAGCTGCATTGCGcgtggctgctgctgctgctggtctCCTCCACCCTCCTGCTTTACTACACTTTCCTCCCTCAGACACTTTACAACTG CCTCGTGTTCCTCAGTCCAACTATCGAGCCGCTGGAATTCTGGGAGGTCCTGTGGGCAGTTGGCGTCACTAACTTCGTCATTAAATTCCTCTTCATGGGGATCAAGTGCCTTCTCCTGCTGCTGCCTGCTTCAGTGCTCAACTACAGAGCACAG GGCCGCTGGCTGCTGCTGAGTGAGGAACTGGCTCAGGTCTACCAGGCTGTGGCGCCCGTGCCGCTCTGGTTCCGCTACCTGGTCACCTACCAGGAAGCCGACGGCGCACCAGCGCTCACTCTGGGCATTTTTCTGGCTCTGCTCTACCTCATACTGAAG CTATTGGGATTATACGGGCAGGGGACGTCTCTACTGAAAACTGTGAGGGTCCTTCTTAAGAGCGAG CATACGGGGACAGCGGCCACGAGGAGTCAGTGCATGGAGGCCGGAGACGTTTGTCCCATCTGTCAGGGAGAGTACAGGGAGCCTCAAGCGCTCATCTgtcag CACATCTTCTGCGACGATTGCATCGCTCTGTGGTTCAACCGGGAGAAGAGCTGCCCCCTGTGCCGCACCGTGATCACGGAAAAGGTGTACAAGTGGAGGGATGGAGCCACATCGCCGCACCTGCAGATTTACTGA
- the rnft1 gene encoding E3 ubiquitin-protein ligase RNFT1 isoform X2: MKLRLQNDRAVKVSEPPTVMQPDSSQGGTHARNGISPLQAEHPTRTALPAATGAAHPDNIDVRVPVSGGAAGDSGGAASARRSRVNPHAHSHSHGHARGQRPSASDADSTDAADLDSGEPSTSLSELRCLFRWLQKSLPFLIILSAKLVIQHALGLAVGVGLFTTFLYVNKSIQTQVFLQVRHAKLHCAWLLLLLVSSTLLLYYTFLPQTLYNCLVFLSPTIEPLEFWEVLWAVGVTNFVIKFLFMGIKCLLLLLPASVLNYRAQGRWLLLSEELAQVYQAVAPVPLWFRYLVTYQEADGAPALTLGIFLALLYLILKLLGLYGQGTSLLKTVRVLLKSEHTGTAATRSQCMEAGDVCPICQGEYREPQALICQHIFCDDCIALWFNREKSCPLCRTVITEKVYKWRDGATSPHLQIY, from the exons ATGAAACTCCGCTTGCAGAATGACAG AGCTGTGAAAGTGAGTGAGCCTCCTACTGTCATGCAGCCTGATTCCAGCCAGGGGGGCACTCATGCAAGAAATGGTATTTCCCCTCTGCAAGCAGAACATCCCACCAGGACGGCGCTCCCTGCTGCCACGGGCGCCGCCCACCCCGACAACATTGACGTCCGCGTACCCGTGAGTGGCGGCGCGGCGGGCGACTCCGGCGGAGCCGCCTCTGCCAGGAGATCCAGAGTCAACCCTCACGCTCACTCCCATTCCCACGGGCACGCTCGCGGGCAGCGACCCTCCGCTTCCGACGCCGACTCGACGGACGCCGCGGACCTGGACTCCGGAGAGCCCAGTACCTCGCTTTCGGAGCTACGCTGCCTGTTTCGCTGGCTCCAAAAGAGTCTTCCTTTTCTCATCATATTGAGCGCTAAACTGGTCATCCAGCATGCGCTAG GACTCGCAGTTGGCGTTGGCCTCTTCACGACTTTTCTCTATGTGAATAAAAGTATCCAAACGCAAGTGTTTCTTCAG GTTCGCCATGCCAAGCTGCATTGCGcgtggctgctgctgctgctggtctCCTCCACCCTCCTGCTTTACTACACTTTCCTCCCTCAGACACTTTACAACTG CCTCGTGTTCCTCAGTCCAACTATCGAGCCGCTGGAATTCTGGGAGGTCCTGTGGGCAGTTGGCGTCACTAACTTCGTCATTAAATTCCTCTTCATGGGGATCAAGTGCCTTCTCCTGCTGCTGCCTGCTTCAGTGCTCAACTACAGAGCACAG GGCCGCTGGCTGCTGCTGAGTGAGGAACTGGCTCAGGTCTACCAGGCTGTGGCGCCCGTGCCGCTCTGGTTCCGCTACCTGGTCACCTACCAGGAAGCCGACGGCGCACCAGCGCTCACTCTGGGCATTTTTCTGGCTCTGCTCTACCTCATACTGAAG CTATTGGGATTATACGGGCAGGGGACGTCTCTACTGAAAACTGTGAGGGTCCTTCTTAAGAGCGAG CATACGGGGACAGCGGCCACGAGGAGTCAGTGCATGGAGGCCGGAGACGTTTGTCCCATCTGTCAGGGAGAGTACAGGGAGCCTCAAGCGCTCATCTgtcag CACATCTTCTGCGACGATTGCATCGCTCTGTGGTTCAACCGGGAGAAGAGCTGCCCCCTGTGCCGCACCGTGATCACGGAAAAGGTGTACAAGTGGAGGGATGGAGCCACATCGCCGCACCTGCAGATTTACTGA
- the rnft1 gene encoding E3 ubiquitin-protein ligase RNFT1 isoform X3 → MTEHPTRTALPAATGAAHPDNIDVRVPVSGGAAGDSGGAASARRSRVNPHAHSHSHGHARGQRPSASDADSTDAADLDSGEPSTSLSELRCLFRWLQKSLPFLIILSAKLVIQHALGLAVGVGLFTTFLYVNKSIQTQVFLQVRHAKLHCAWLLLLLVSSTLLLYYTFLPQTLYNCLVFLSPTIEPLEFWEVLWAVGVTNFVIKFLFMGIKCLLLLLPASVLNYRAQGRWLLLSEELAQVYQAVAPVPLWFRYLVTYQEADGAPALTLGIFLALLYLILKLLGLYGQGTSLLKTVRVLLKSEHTGTAATRSQCMEAGDVCPICQGEYREPQALICQHIFCDDCIALWFNREKSCPLCRTVITEKVYKWRDGATSPHLQIY, encoded by the exons ATGACAG AACATCCCACCAGGACGGCGCTCCCTGCTGCCACGGGCGCCGCCCACCCCGACAACATTGACGTCCGCGTACCCGTGAGTGGCGGCGCGGCGGGCGACTCCGGCGGAGCCGCCTCTGCCAGGAGATCCAGAGTCAACCCTCACGCTCACTCCCATTCCCACGGGCACGCTCGCGGGCAGCGACCCTCCGCTTCCGACGCCGACTCGACGGACGCCGCGGACCTGGACTCCGGAGAGCCCAGTACCTCGCTTTCGGAGCTACGCTGCCTGTTTCGCTGGCTCCAAAAGAGTCTTCCTTTTCTCATCATATTGAGCGCTAAACTGGTCATCCAGCATGCGCTAG GACTCGCAGTTGGCGTTGGCCTCTTCACGACTTTTCTCTATGTGAATAAAAGTATCCAAACGCAAGTGTTTCTTCAG GTTCGCCATGCCAAGCTGCATTGCGcgtggctgctgctgctgctggtctCCTCCACCCTCCTGCTTTACTACACTTTCCTCCCTCAGACACTTTACAACTG CCTCGTGTTCCTCAGTCCAACTATCGAGCCGCTGGAATTCTGGGAGGTCCTGTGGGCAGTTGGCGTCACTAACTTCGTCATTAAATTCCTCTTCATGGGGATCAAGTGCCTTCTCCTGCTGCTGCCTGCTTCAGTGCTCAACTACAGAGCACAG GGCCGCTGGCTGCTGCTGAGTGAGGAACTGGCTCAGGTCTACCAGGCTGTGGCGCCCGTGCCGCTCTGGTTCCGCTACCTGGTCACCTACCAGGAAGCCGACGGCGCACCAGCGCTCACTCTGGGCATTTTTCTGGCTCTGCTCTACCTCATACTGAAG CTATTGGGATTATACGGGCAGGGGACGTCTCTACTGAAAACTGTGAGGGTCCTTCTTAAGAGCGAG CATACGGGGACAGCGGCCACGAGGAGTCAGTGCATGGAGGCCGGAGACGTTTGTCCCATCTGTCAGGGAGAGTACAGGGAGCCTCAAGCGCTCATCTgtcag CACATCTTCTGCGACGATTGCATCGCTCTGTGGTTCAACCGGGAGAAGAGCTGCCCCCTGTGCCGCACCGTGATCACGGAAAAGGTGTACAAGTGGAGGGATGGAGCCACATCGCCGCACCTGCAGATTTACTGA